Part of the Anaerolineae bacterium genome is shown below.
TTGCGTTGAGTTATGGTGCCAGAGCTGAGATAGTCAGAATGGTAAAAGATATTGCAATAAAGGTTAAAAAGGGCATAATCGATCCTGATTCAATAACAGATGGTGTTATATCTGATTCCCTTTATACAAAAGGGATGCCTGACCCTGATTTGTTGATAAGAACCAGTGGCGAGATGCGCATAAGCAATTTTCTTCTGTGGCAAATCGCTTATACTGAAATTTATGTTACAGATACATTGTGGCCTGATTTCAGCAAGGATGAGTTTATGCAGATTTTGAAAGATTACCAACACCGAAAACGCAGATTCGGCAAAGTGTAAAACACGACGAATAATTGAAAAACAATATGCATTTTAAACGTTGGATTACAGCTATTGCGGCTCTTCCCCTTGTTGTCTTGCTGATTTGCAAAGGGGGGGCAATTCTGTTTGCTATATTTATCTGTATAGTATGCATGCTGGCGCTTGTAGAATATTTTGGCATAACGTTCAATAAAGCTCAAAGCTCAAAGCTGGAAGCTAAAAATCTTTCAGGTTTCAGCTTTCAGGTTTCAGCTTATGTTTTTGGCACTATGATTATTATGGCCGCATATATAAACTCGTTTAATATTATTTTTGGCCTTATTATTTTAAACCTTATTTTTTCCGGACTGATTTCTCTATACTACTTCAAGACAAATCCCTCGGTTGTGGAGCTGATTGCAAGGCAGGCCCTTGGCATTATATACATTCCATTATCTCTTTCCTGCATGGTGTTAATACGAAATGATGCAGATGGCACAGCCTGGATTTTTTTTCTGATGGCTCTTGTTTTTGCGGGTGATACAGGCGCATTCTATGTGGGCTGCCTTTTCGGGCAACATAAACTTTGTCCTGCCGTTAGCCCGGGAAAGACTATTGAAGGCGCTATAGGTGGACTTGCAGCGACTTTGGGGGCAGGGCTTATCTTTATGAATTATTTTTTAAAATCATTGCCATTGGGGCCAGGCATCCTGTTTTTTCTTTGCATCGGAGTTGTCGGGCAGGTTGGCGATCTGTTTGAATCCGAACTTAAAAGATATTCCGGCGTGAAAGATTCAGGCTCAATCCTGCCCGGTCACGGCGGCATCCTTGATCGAATTGATGCGCTTTTGTTTGCAGCCCCTGTGATGTTTTTCTTTAAAGAATATATATTTGTGTAGGTTTACAGATTGTCTTGTATTGAACCACGGTTAAAATTGGCAGCGTCGAAGGCGCATTCCTTAACTTTAGGCATTTTAGGCACTTTAGCTCACTTATAACTTTTACTATACAATGAAACAGCTTTCCATACTTGGATCTACAGGATCAATCGGTTGTAATGCTCTTGCAATTATAGAAATGTTTCCTGAGCAATTCGGTATTAAAGCCCTTGCGGCCGGAACCAATATTAAACTGTTAGCCGACCAGATCAAGAGATTTTCTCCTGAGCTTGCCGTTGTTATTGATGGGAACAGGGCTCTTGAACTGAAAAAAATACTTCCCCCAAAGACCCGCGTTGAAATAATGTACGGGGAAGATGGATACAGAGCCGCAGCCACACATGGATCTGTTGATATGATTGTGTCTGCAATGGTAGGCGCAGCAGGTCTTGTTCCGACTCTTGCAGCAATAGAGGCAGGCAAGAACATTGCTCTGGCTAACAAAGAATCCATTGTAATGGCAGGCGAGATTGTTGCGAAAAAAGCTGATGAAAAAGGGATAAACATACTTCCGATCGACAGCGAGCACAGCGCTATCTTTCAATGTATTGCGGGCCAGCGAAAAGAGGATCTTGACTGTATTTTACTTACAGGCTCAGGAGGCCCCTTTTTGAACCGGCCGGCAAGTGAATTCGCAAGCATAACGCCGGAACATGCTCTTGCGCATCCAACCTGGCAGATGGGCAAAAAGATCAGCATTGATTCGGCCACACTTATGAACAAGGGGCTTGAGGTAATAGAGGCCAAATCCCTTTTCAAGGTTTCTCTGGATATGATAAAGGTTGTAATTCATCCGCAAAGCGTGATTCATTCAATGGTTTCTTTCAGGGATGGAGCAATAATCGCCCAGCTTGGCATACCGGATATGAAGGTGGCCATAGCATATGCCATATCATATCCAAAGCGTCTTTCTTTAAGACAACCGATACCTGATTTTGCAAACATGGATCCTTTGACATTTAAAAAGCCTGATTTAGATAAGTTTCCCTGTTTAGGCCTGGCTTATACCGCAGGCAAGACAGGCGGAACCCTTCCCGCGGTTTTAAATGCATCAAACGAGATGGCTGTGCAGGCTTTTTTAGACAGACGCATTCCATTTGTTAAAATACCAGAGGTTATAAGCAGGACAATGGAGATTCACTCTGTTGTCGCAAATCCCGAGCTGTCCGATATTATCGAATCTGACAAATGGGCCCGGGAATACTCAAAAAAGGAGATAATCGGCTGTTAATAGCCGGAACTCAACATCATCAACTAATCTATTTTATTGTTAATTACCACGAAGAACACGAAGGTTTTTTCTTTATCTTTACTCACTTCGTGCTCTGGTGGTAAAAATATCGCAGTGTGTGCCTCCGGGTTTTCTTAAGTTAATGGCATTAGATTGGAACTTATAATTATGTTAACTACCATATTTTCATTTGTCGTAGTTTTGGGGATACTTATTTTTTTTCATGAACTTGGCCATTTCCTTGTCGCAAGGCTTTTTGGAGTGGGCGTGGAAAAATTTTCATTGGGGTTTGGCCCTAAACTGTTCGGAAAAAAGATAGGCAGAACCGAGTACATTGTTTCTATAATGCCGCTTGGCGGATATGTTAAGATGGTGGGAGAAGAACCAAATGCAGATATATCTCCTGCTGACATGCCTGTTTCGTTTACACATAAGCATGTTTTTAAACGGATTTTAATCGTTGCGGCAGGTCCTTTTTTTAATTTTCTTCTTGCCGCAATAATATTTTTTGGAATTTTTCAAAGTTACGGCGCTATTATTTTAAAACCTGTTATCGGAGATGTTACCGAAGGTTCACCGGCTTATCAGGCAGGATTGCAGAAGGATGACGAAATAATAGAAATTGATGGACTTGCTGTCAAGAGCTGGGAGACGATGGCTGAAATTATTACCGAGAGCAAAGGTAAAAGCCTTGCCTTAACAGTTCGCAGGGTAGGATCGAGTCTTGTTTTAAATGTTATTCCAAAGCAAATTCCCACAAAAAGTATATTCGGCGATGAAATTAACCGATATGTAATCGGAATTACAGCCTCCGGTGCTACATTTGCAAGGGAGTTGAATCCGTTTCAGGCTTTTTCAGAGAGTATTATCCAAACCTGGAAAATTTCCAAATTAGTTGTAATTAGTATTGGTAAAATGATACAGGGAACTGTCTCTATGAAAACCATGGGCGGCCCGATAATGATTGCCGAGATGGCTGGGCAGCATGCCAGGGAGGGGGCGACCAGCCTTGTTTTTTTTATTGCTCTCCTTAGCATCAATCTTGGCGTTTTAAACATACTTCCTATACCGGTTTTAGATGGCGGTCATCTGATTTTCTTTTTTATCGAAGCTGCAACAGGACGTCCGGTCAGTATAAGAGTTCGTGAAATCGCTCAGCAGGCAGGGATCTTCATATTAATATTGCTGACGATCTTTGTGTTTTATAATGATATTTCACGCGTATTTTTTAGTTAAAAGGAATGTAACAATTTAGGTTCACAGTTCCACGGTTTACGGTTCCAAATTAGAAAGAGACGAACCCTGAACCCTGAACCCTGAACCATTATGCCGTATCGACTCGAAATAGCGCTTAACCAGGATCTTGTTGATGCTGAAGGGGAAGGTATTCGCCGGAAGGCATTTGATTATTTTGGCCTGAAGCTTTCACGTGTACGCACTATTAATGCACTTACCATTGATGCCGACCTGACCACCGACCAGTTAAAAACCATTCAGACAGAAATCTTTACAAACCCTGTAACACAGACATCCTCTTATAATCCTCTTTTAATTGATTTTGACTGGATTATCTGGGTTGGTTTCAGGCCGGGTGTCAGGGACAATCCAGGCAGCACCGCTGTTGAGGCGGTCGAGGATATTTTAGGAATAAAGTTTAAGCCCGGGGAGGCGATCTATACTTCAAAACGGTATTGCCTGAAAGCAAAAGGGCTGACAGCCGAAGATGTTGACAAAATCGCCGGCGAACTGCTTGCCAACAACATTATACAAAAATGGAAGATATATTCGCAACAGGATTGGGACAATAAATCAGGAACTGGAATTATTATTCCCAGGGTCAGGCTTGATCATAAGCCGGTTGTTATGCCGATTCCGATTGACACTGATGAAACACTGAAAAGAATAAGCGATGAGCGGAACCTTGCTTTGAATCCAAATGATATTCCAACCATCAGGGCCTATTTTTTAGACACCAAGGTTCAGGCAGAGCGGGCCCTGGTCGGTCTTGCAGAACCCACAGATGTTGAACTTGAATATATTTCCCAGGCAAGAAGCGATCATTGCAACCATAATACCTTTCAGGGGCTGTTCCATTACAAGGATCTTTCAACAGGCCATGCAGAGGTTGTGGACAATATTTTTGAAACCTGTATCAAGCAGCCGACACTCTCATTAAAGGAAAAAAAGCCGTGGGTTGTGTCTGTGCTGTGGGATAATGCCGGCGCAGGACAATTTGACGACGATCACTATTACGTTATCACAGGTGAGACCCACAATTCCCCATCCAACATGGAGGCTTACGGCGGAGCAATAACCGGTATCGTCGGCGTGTATCGTGATCCCATGGGAACAGGCAAGGGCGCAAAGCTGATTATGGGGGGGTATGGTTATTGTGTAGGGCATAGGGATTATAATGGCGATCTTGCCCCGCATCTTCATCCAAGACGTCTTCTGGATGGGGTTATAGAAGGTGTGAGGGACGGCGGCAACAAGAGCGGGATCCCCACAACCTTTGGACAGCTCATTTTTCACCCTGGTTATATGGGAAAGGCCCTGGTTTTTGTGACAGCCGTCGGCATAATGCCCACGCAGATAAAGGGAGAGCCTGCGGAACAGAAAAAAACATCACCCGGAGACCTGGTAATTATGTGCGGCGGAAGGGTCGGCAAAGACGGGATTCATGGCGTGACCGCGGCATCTGAGGTTTTTTCTGAAAGCACCCCTGCCGGTCATGTGCAGATAGGGGATCCATATACCCAGAAAAAGATGCATGATTTTATATTAGAGGTGCGCGACAAAGGGTTTATAAGATTTATTACAGACAACGGAGGAGGAGGGCTTTCATCCTCTGTCGGGGAATCTGCTCTGTTTTCAAACGGATGCGAAATCCAGCTTGAAAAGGTTCCTTTAAAATAT
Proteins encoded:
- a CDS encoding phosphatidate cytidylyltransferase; this encodes MHFKRWITAIAALPLVVLLICKGGAILFAIFICIVCMLALVEYFGITFNKAQSSKLEAKNLSGFSFQVSAYVFGTMIIMAAYINSFNIIFGLIILNLIFSGLISLYYFKTNPSVVELIARQALGIIYIPLSLSCMVLIRNDADGTAWIFFLMALVFAGDTGAFYVGCLFGQHKLCPAVSPGKTIEGAIGGLAATLGAGLIFMNYFLKSLPLGPGILFFLCIGVVGQVGDLFESELKRYSGVKDSGSILPGHGGILDRIDALLFAAPVMFFFKEYIFV
- a CDS encoding 1-deoxy-D-xylulose-5-phosphate reductoisomerase; the encoded protein is MKQLSILGSTGSIGCNALAIIEMFPEQFGIKALAAGTNIKLLADQIKRFSPELAVVIDGNRALELKKILPPKTRVEIMYGEDGYRAAATHGSVDMIVSAMVGAAGLVPTLAAIEAGKNIALANKESIVMAGEIVAKKADEKGINILPIDSEHSAIFQCIAGQRKEDLDCILLTGSGGPFLNRPASEFASITPEHALAHPTWQMGKKISIDSATLMNKGLEVIEAKSLFKVSLDMIKVVIHPQSVIHSMVSFRDGAIIAQLGIPDMKVAIAYAISYPKRLSLRQPIPDFANMDPLTFKKPDLDKFPCLGLAYTAGKTGGTLPAVLNASNEMAVQAFLDRRIPFVKIPEVISRTMEIHSVVANPELSDIIESDKWAREYSKKEIIGC
- the rseP gene encoding RIP metalloprotease RseP: MLTTIFSFVVVLGILIFFHELGHFLVARLFGVGVEKFSLGFGPKLFGKKIGRTEYIVSIMPLGGYVKMVGEEPNADISPADMPVSFTHKHVFKRILIVAAGPFFNFLLAAIIFFGIFQSYGAIILKPVIGDVTEGSPAYQAGLQKDDEIIEIDGLAVKSWETMAEIITESKGKSLALTVRRVGSSLVLNVIPKQIPTKSIFGDEINRYVIGITASGATFARELNPFQAFSESIIQTWKISKLVVISIGKMIQGTVSMKTMGGPIMIAEMAGQHAREGATSLVFFIALLSINLGVLNILPIPVLDGGHLIFFFIEAATGRPVSIRVREIAQQAGIFILILLTIFVFYNDISRVFFS
- a CDS encoding AIR synthase-related protein → MPYRLEIALNQDLVDAEGEGIRRKAFDYFGLKLSRVRTINALTIDADLTTDQLKTIQTEIFTNPVTQTSSYNPLLIDFDWIIWVGFRPGVRDNPGSTAVEAVEDILGIKFKPGEAIYTSKRYCLKAKGLTAEDVDKIAGELLANNIIQKWKIYSQQDWDNKSGTGIIIPRVRLDHKPVVMPIPIDTDETLKRISDERNLALNPNDIPTIRAYFLDTKVQAERALVGLAEPTDVELEYISQARSDHCNHNTFQGLFHYKDLSTGHAEVVDNIFETCIKQPTLSLKEKKPWVVSVLWDNAGAGQFDDDHYYVITGETHNSPSNMEAYGGAITGIVGVYRDPMGTGKGAKLIMGGYGYCVGHRDYNGDLAPHLHPRRLLDGVIEGVRDGGNKSGIPTTFGQLIFHPGYMGKALVFVTAVGIMPTQIKGEPAEQKKTSPGDLVIMCGGRVGKDGIHGVTAASEVFSESTPAGHVQIGDPYTQKKMHDFILEVRDKGFIRFITDNGGGGLSSSVGESALFSNGCEIQLEKVPLKYEGLDQWEIWISESQERMTVAIRPEDLDSFLALSKKHAVESTVIGKYTDSGKLHITYNGKTCACINLDLLSAGFPQWEFDAHWQEPEKRGLFEPVIREPRDYESLLTDILSRPNICSREWISRQYDHEVQGTSVIKPLVGVGRDVNTDASVIRPVLDSEKGLAFAQALLPTYSEIDAYHMTSCTIDEAVRRLIAVGADLDMIGGVDNFCWPNIQYHPEDNPDGRFKAAQLVRSCRALRDICLEYGIPLLSGKDSMYVDGYLAGRYGETHKVSALETIQFSTISVIDDINKCITMDSKIPGDLVYILGETGNELGGSEYYEHYGYVGLNVPQVHAGRFALLYRALGSAIEKEVVASAHGIYRGGLGVHLTMVAMGGDLGMKVDLALIHSKRINRIDTILFSESAGRFIVTIDPENRKIFEDIFKGLPCSCIGVITDKSGDLVISDSKNRGKSKTIISMPVQDLKTAWKKPFGELI